The following proteins are encoded in a genomic region of Vigna radiata var. radiata cultivar VC1973A unplaced genomic scaffold, Vradiata_ver6 scaffold_7, whole genome shotgun sequence:
- the LOC106753706 gene encoding UDP-glucose 4-epimerase GEPI42-like, which produces MDNLNNSVIEAIDRVRRLGGAHLANNLIFCHGDLRNPNDLEALFSHPDQAIAKFNCKNMVISSSATVYGQPHQVILADHSAEVALGRLPELKISDHDYPTKDDTPVSHSISFVLLHLANYVASNHL; this is translated from the exons ATGGACAACCTCAACAACTCCGTCATCGAAGCCATTGACAGGGTTCGTCGTCTTGGTGGTGCTCACCTTGCCAACAACCTCATCTTCTGCCACGGTGACCTTCGCAATCCCAACGATTTGGAGGCACTCTTTTCCCACCCAGACCAA GCAATTGCTAAATTTAACTGCAAGAACATGGTTATTTCCTCCTCCGCCACTGTTTATGGCCAACCTCATCAAGTGATATTGGCGGATCATTCTGCTGAG GTTGCTCTTGGCAGATTGCCTGAGCTCAAAATTTCTGATCATGATTATCCCACCAAGGATGACACCCCAGTGAGCCATTCAATCTCCTTCGTTCTTCTTCACCTTGCAAATTACGTTGCCAGTAACCATTTATGA
- the LOC106753811 gene encoding psbP domain-containing protein 6, chloroplastic: protein MATFPFTSLFPLTLSSPSSSSSSSSKLWTLHAFRASTSEYVSSQYIPRREFLKGLALMPLPLVVLREPPPSHAREVEVGSFLPPSPSDPSFVLFTASPKDTPALRAGNVQPYKFLLPPTWKQARVANILSGNYCQPKCAEPWVEVKFEDEKQGKVQVVASPLIRLTNKPNATIEDIGSPEKLIASLGPFVTGNTFDPEELLETSVEKLGDQTYYKYVLETPYALTGTHNLAKATAKGNTVVLFVVSANDKQWQTSEETLKTVLDSFQV from the exons ATGGCAACCTTTCCATTCACTTCCCTTTTCCCACTCACACTCTcatctccatcttcatcttcatcttcatcttccaaGCTCTGGACTTTGCATGCTTTCAGAGCATCAACTTCCGAGTATGTTTCCTCCCAGTACATACCAAGAAGGGAATTCTTGAAGGGGCTTGCTTTGATGCCTCTTCCTCTTGTTGTGCTGAGAGAGCCACCCCCTTCACATGCTAGAGAAGTTGAGGTTGGATCCTTCCTCCCACCCTCACCCTCTGACCCTTCTTTCGTTCTCTTCACCGCCTCTCCCAAGGACACTCCCGCCCTTCGAGCAG GAAATGTGCAGCCATACAAGTTTCTCCTCCCCCCAACTTGGAAACAGGCTCGTGTAGCAAACATATTATCTGGAAATTACTGTCAGCCAAAGTGTGCAGAGCCATGGGTGGAGGTTAAGTTTGAAGATGAAAAACAGGGAAAGGTTCAGGTAGTGGCTTCGCCTTTGATACGCCTTACCAACAAACCGAATGCAACGATTGAAGACATTGGTAGCCCAGAAAAACTGATTGCTTCTCTTGGCCCTTTTGTCACTGGAAACACGTTTGATCCAGAAGAGCTCCTTGAGACTTCAGTAGAAAAGCTTGGTGATCAGACG TACTACAAATATGTGCTTGAAACTCCATATGCACTAACTGGCACACACAATCTTGCGAAAGCAACAGCAAAGGGAAACACTGTTGTTCTGTTTGTGGTCAGTGCCAATGACAAGCAGTGGCAAACTTCTGAAGAGACTCTAAAGACCGTGCTTGATTCCTTCCAAGTTTAG
- the LOC106753933 gene encoding bZIP transcription factor 17: MTESMHAVEPSPEAALLPASDPLFDEFSTEFGSLPLMSMDSLFNSDTLPFTSDLEFGMDFDDNNGEFEITFDDLDEICIPSDVEDFLLPDAFNPNNTSVLPPIDESSAKNSDSPRSDTSVVSGDRSSGVSRFFNSQASDSVSEGNSCKEGSHDVADVRVSNISSPDSEFCDREESSGGPVSSQGSGNGGSGVYEAVNSPSPDSGSCERDITSSHGHAVMDKGVKLEEISGCDLKRKKVSCEGSATKHRRFSSSSVETKTEKQTPSDVNAIDDDDEKRKARLMRNRESAQLSRQRKKHYVEELEEKVRSMNSIIADLSSKISYMVAENATLRQQVGAGVMCAPPPPAPGIYPHPTMAPMTYPWMPCAPYVVKPQGSQVPLVPIPRLKPQQPTSAPRGKKSESKKSEGKTKKVASISFLGLFFFIMLFGGLVPLVDFKFGGLVDNVPNTGMSSYVSDRVYGQGGGKVWSVNGPRNGSERDEEVGFSNDRFSVKDKMNYERGRHLGEERGERQGPDDFGRQGNASEPLVASLYVPRNDKMVKIDGNLIIHSIMASEKAMASQTADAKEKRETGLAIPKDWDSALAIPEVGRHPHVYRVPAEQRKALASGSTKALKDHMKSSATDGKMQQWFREGLAGPMLSSGMCTEVFQFDVSPSPGAIVPATSVSNVSTEKRQNATSVKKTRNRRTLNGLPDSLTGSSLNITEEHVKNLQKNHLHANESSMVVSVLVDPKEAGDGDVDGMMRPKSLSRIFVVVLIDSVKYVTYSCGLPRASPHLVTAYV; this comes from the exons ATGACCGAGTCAATGCACGCTGTGGAACCGTCGCCGGAGGCGGCGTTGCTGCCGGCCTCCGATCCCTTGTTCGACGAGTTCTCCACCGAGTTTGGATCCCTCCCCCTCATGTCCATGGACTCGCTCTTCAACTCCGACACGCTTCCCTTCACCTCAGATCTCGAATTCGGCATGGATTTTGATGACAACAATGGAGAGTTCGAAATCACCTTCGACGATCTTGACGAAATCTGCATTCCCTCCGATGTCGAGGATTTCCTTCTCCCTGACGCATTTAACCCTAATAACACCTCCGTTTTGCCGCCGATTGACGAGTCTTCCGCGAAGAATTCGGATTCTCCGCGTTCAGACACGTCTGTGGTTTCTGGAGATCGGAGCTCCGGCGTTTCAAGGTTTTTCAATTCGCAAGCGTCGGATTCTGTTTCTGAGGGTAATTCGTGCAAAGAGGGTTCGCATGACGTGGCTGATGTTAGGGTTTCGAATATTTCCTCGCCGGACTCTGAATTTTGCGACCGGGAGGAGTCTTCTGGTGGACCGGTTTCGTCTCAGGGTTCAGGGAACGGTGGATCGGGTGTATACGAGGCTGTGAACTCGCCCTCGCCTGATTCTGGATCTTGCGAGAGGGACATAACATCGTCTCATGGGCATGCTGTTATGGACAAGGGTGTGAAATTGGAGGAAATTTCTGGGTGTGATctgaagaggaagaaagtgagTTGTGAAGGAAGTGCTACCAAGCACAGAAGGTTCTCTTCCTCTTCGGTGGAGACTAAGACAGAGAAACAGACTCCATCTGACGTGAATgcaattgatgatgatgatgagaaaaGGAAGGCAAGGCTGATGAGGAATAGGGAAAGTGCACAGCTTTCTAGGCAGAGGAAGAAGCATTACGTGGAAGAGCTCGAGGAGAAAGTGAGATCAATGAATTCCATCATTGCTGATCTGAGTAGCAAGATTTCATACATGGTGGCTGAGAATGCTACACTTAGACAGCAAGTGGGTGCTGGTGTGATGTGTGCTCCTCCACCACCTGCTCCTGGGATTTACCCTCATCCTACAATGGCACCTATGACTTATCCTTGGATGCCTTGTGCTCCCTATGTTGTCAAGCCTCAGGGATCTCAGGTTCCTTTGGTACCCATTCCAAGGTTGAAGCCTCAGCAACCCACTTCAGCACCCAGAGGTAAAAAGTCCGAGAGTAAGAAGAGTGAGGGGAAAACTAAGAAGGTTGCTAGTATTAGTTTCTTgggtttgtttttctttatcatgCTTTTTGGTGGGCTTGTTCCGCTTGTGGATTTTAAGTTTGGCGGTTTAGTGGACAATGTTCCTAATACTGGTATGTCTAGCTATGTTAGTGATAGGGTATATGGTCAAGGTGGGGGTAAGGTTTGGTCTGTGAACGGTCCTAGGAATGGGTCTGAAAGAGATGAAGAAGTAGGGTTTTCTAATGATAGGTTTAGTGTTAAAGACAAAATGAATTATGAGAGAGGGCGGCATTTAGGAGAAGAAAGGGGTGAACGGCAGGGCCCTGATGATTTTGGTCGCCAGGGAAATGCCAGCGAGCCTCTTGTTGCTTCTTTGTATGTTCCTAGGAATGATAAGATGGTGAAGATTGATGGAAACTTAATTATCCATTCCATAATGGCTAGTGAAAAAGCCATGGCATCTCAAACTGCCGATGCaaaggagaagagagaaacaGGTTTGGCCATTCCTAAGGATTGGGATTCTGCATTGGCTATACCTGAAGTTGGAAGACATCCACATGTGTATAGGGTTCCTGCTGAACAGAGGAAGGCTCTTGCCTCTGGTTCAACCAAAGCTTTGAAGGACCATATGAAGTCCTCTGCAACTGATGGTAAAATGCAACAGTGGTTCCGTGAAGGTCTTGCAG GGCCAATGTTAAGTTCTGGCATGTGCACTGAAGTTTTCCAGTTTGATGTTTCTCCAAGTCCTGGAGCTATAGTTCCTGCAACATCAGTATCCAATGTGTCTACCGAAAAGCGTCAGAATGCTACCTCGGTGAAAAAGACGAGGAATAGAAGAACCCTTAATGGGCTTCCAGATTCTCTTACTGGATCGAGTCTGAACATAACTGAAGAGCATGTAAAAAACTTACAGAAAAATCACCTCCATGCTAATGAGTCTTCCATGGTGGTTTCAGTCCTTGTTGATCCTAAAGAGGCTGGTGATGGTGATGTGGATGGCATGATGAGACCGAAGTCACTCTCTCGGATCTTCGTGGTTGTGCTAATTGATAGTGTCAAGTATGTCACTTACTCTTGCGGTCTGCCTCGTGCTTCTCCCCATTTGGTGACTGCTTATGTATGA